The Myxococcus fulvus sequence TCACCAAGGAGCGCGATGACCTGAAGGTCGCCGTCGAGCAGGCCGCCGCCGAGGCCGCCGCCGCCGCCCAGTCCGCCGGCAAGAAGCGCAAGAAGTAGTCAGGGGACACGCCGATGACCGGGGCGCGCACCCAGGCGGTCCATGTCCACGACGGCTGTGACGTGTACGTGGGCCGGGCCTTCCGCGCGTGGGCGAAGCCTGGCCCCACCAACCCCGTGCCCGGTCGCTTCGGCAACCCCTTCAAGCCCGGTGGCGTCGGCACCCCGGGCGCGATGTGGAAGAAGTACTTCGCCCCCTGGGTCGCCGAGCTGCCGGGCGCGGAGCCACAGCGCATCCACGAGGAGGCCCTCCACCGCATGGGGCCGGACGTGGACGCGTTCGAGTCCTTCCGCTGGTACCTGGAGCTGCGCTCCCGCCATGACGCCGCCTGGCGCGAGGACGTGCTCGCCCTGCGCGGCAAGCGCCTGGGCTGCTGGTGCAAGCCCGGCCCCTGTCACGCCGACGTGCTGGTGTCCTGGCTGGACTCGCGCTCGAAGCGCTGAGGCCCCTCGCGCCGGTGTCGACATGTCGGGCGCGCGGTCCGACGTGTCGGAAGCCGTGTCGACCCGTGTGTCGGAGCCCGTGTCGACGGGGGTCTCCCCTCGGAGACGCGGACACGGGGCGCGCGGCACACGCGCTGCACTGAGGGGAAGCACCGGGGGCACACGAGGCCCCCGGCCCATCCCTTCCCACTGGAGTGCGCCATGCCTGAAGTGAGCGTCGAGAAGCCGAACCAGACCAAGCCCGGCCCCGAGTCCACCGAGAGCCTCACCGCCACCATCGTCAACCAGACCTCGGGCGACCTGGTGCTGGTGAAGTCCGCCACGGACGAGCAGTGGACGGTGGCGCCCCCGAGCGTCATCCCCGCCGGCCAGTCCGGGCGCTTCATCAGCCCCGGGGACTTCAGCAACCCGTCCGCGGGCTATGTCGTGTACCAGGCGTCAGCGGTGAACAACGCCACCTTCACGCTGAACTGGACCATCCCCTCGGTGGGCCCCAACAGCTTCAGCTGGCCGACGAGCCCCGGGCTGGTCGCGAACGAGAGCGGCTCGCTGAGCGGCTGGAACATCTCCGCGTCCTGGTTCGTCAGCGCGGGCTGAGGCACGCGTGCGGGCCCGAGGGCCTCATGCTCCCGACTCGGCTAGCATGAGGCCCCGGTCACCATGTCTCCGACGCTCGCCGATGTGTCCACCGCCGCCATGCCCCAACGCGGTGGAGGTCCGCAGGGGCCTCGCCTCGTGCCCGCGCTGACGCTCGTCTCCCATCCCGTGCCCGCGCGCGTCGGAGAGCGGCTCCGCATGGATGCGCTCGTGGCGGGGCGTGAGGTGGCGCTGTCTCGCAACGCCCCGGACTTCACGCGCCCCGGGTCCGTGCTGGGCCAGCCGCTGAACGACCCGTTCATCAGTCGCAAGCCGCTGACGCTCGCCCCGGGCTCGAAGCCGGGGAGCGTGCGGCTGACGTGTACGGAGGGTGGCGAGCGCGTGGTCATCGCCGGCTCGGCGCTGGAGGGCACCTGGGAGCTGTCCGAGGCGGAGCTCCTCCAGGGGGTGCCGCTGGAGCTGGGCGGGCGCGTGGTGGTGTTGCTCCACCTCATGGACGCGGCGGATGACTCGGCCACGGGGGACGCGCTCGGCATGGTGGGCGAGAGCACCGGGGTGCGCCGGCTGCGTCGACACATCGAGCGCGTGGCGGACCTGGATGTGCCCGTGCTCATCCGTGGCGAGACGGGGACGGGCAAGGAGCGCGTGGCCCAGGCCATCCACCAGCGCAGCCGTCGGCGCGAGGGCCGCTTCCTCAGCGTCAACCTGGGCGCCATCCCGAAGGAGCTGGCCGCGGCGGAGCTGTTCGGCACGCAGAAGGGTGCGTACACGGGCGCGGCGCAGAGCCGCGAGGGCTTCTTCCGCGCGGCGCATGGGGGCACGCTCTTCCTCGACGAAGTGGGCGAGGCGCCGCCCGAGGTGCAGGTGATGCTGCTGCGCGTGCTGGAGACGGGTGAGCTGTACCCCGTCGGAGGCAGCACGCCGGTGGCCGTGGACGTGCGACTGCTCGCCGCCACGGATGCGGACCTGGACGAGCGCATCCGCGATGGGCGCTTCAAGGCGCCGCTGCTGCACAGGCTCGCGGGCTACGAGGTGCATGTGCCTCCGCTGCGCGAGCGGCGTGAGGACCTGGGCCGGCTGTTCTTCCACTTCGCCCGTGAGGAGCTGGCGGCGCTGGGCGAGGCGCATCGGCTGGACAACGCGGACGCGTATGCGGCGCCGTGGCTGCCCGCGCCGCTGGCGACGCGGCTGGTGCGCTTCCCGTGGCCGGGCAACATCCGTCAGCTTCGCAACCTCGCGCGGCAGCTCGTCATCGGAAGTCGCGGTGAGCCGACGCTCCAGGCCGAGCCTCGGCTGGAGCATGAGCTGGAGGTGGCCGCGGCCTCGACCCCTGGCGCCTCGGTGTCTTCGCCCGAGCCCGTCGCGGAGCCTCGGACTCCGACGACACCGCGTCGCAAGGCTTCACAAGTGACGGAGCAGGAGCTGCTGGCCGCGCTGCGCGAACATGCGTGGGACCTGAAGGCCACCGCCGATTCGCTGGGCATTCCCAGACCGTCGCTCTACGACCTCATCGACAAGAGCCCGAACCTGCGCACCGCGGGCGACCTGCGCTCGGAGGAGATTGCCCAGGCGTACGAGGCACACGGCGGTGACCTGGACGCGATGGCCCGAGCGCTGGAGGTGTCTCGCAAGGCGCTGGGCCGGCGCATGAAGGAGCTGGGCCTGACGCCTCGCGGTGAGTGACATGTTCCCTCGCGGCACGCATGGCACGGGGCATGCTGTCTCCGCATGCATCGCGACATGTGTCGATGGGAGAGGGAACATGAGGAACGGAAGCTGGGTCCTGGGAGTGTTGCTCGTTGCGGGCTGGGCGGCGTGTGCATCACGAACGCGTGAGCCAGTCGGCGCGGCGGAGTCGAATCCACGGCAAGCACAGGAGGACGGCCTGCCCCGCGTGCAGCAGACCGATGGAGGCTGCGCGGTGGACCCGTGCCTGGCGGGAGACACGGGCTGTCTGGATCTCGTCGTGGAGACCGGGAGCGTGGGGAAGCGGTTCGCCCCGAGGCCCGGCGTGAAGGGCTGGACGCTGTGCTCCGGTCAGGGACTCGAAATCACCTCCGACCTGGACAAGGACCTGTGCATCGACCTGCGCGATGTGCGCTCGGCCGCGGATGGAGGCGTCGTCGCCCTCACGAAGCTGCACAGCAAGGGCTCGTGGTCGGACCCCGACCTGCCCTCGGGCGAGTACTGCTTGAGCATCTGTGACGACAAGGCCGACCACTGCTCGCAGGGCTGCAAGGAATCGGACTGCGTCACGGATGACCAGACCATCCGCGGCAACCTCGATGTCGTCACCAAGGTGCCCGAGCCCACCGAGGAATCAGACTGACGCGCTCCCTCACCGTGACTTCGCCAGGGTGAGCCATGCGCTCCACGCATGCGTGAGGTGCGGATTGTCGCCGAGCGCGCGGGACAACAACTCGCGCGCCTCCGGATGGGAGTTCCCCTTCTCCGCCGAGGCCAGGAGCAACCCGGCGCGCAAGGCCCGCGCGCGTGGCCACGTGGGCCTCGCCGCGAGGACCTCTTCCGTGAGCACCCTTCCTCGCTCCAGTCGCTTGGAATCACTCGCACCGGGCCGCTGTCCCCATGACAGACAGAAGCGCGCGAACGCCAGCCGGTGCTCGGGCTGGGTGGGCTCCAACGTGAGGGCCTGTCCGAACGCGTGCTCGACCTGCGTGAGCGACTCCGCGTCTCCCTTCGCGAGCGCCTCGATGGCCAGCGCCTCGCCCAACACCCTCCACGCCTGGGCCTGCTTCGGATTCAACGTCAGCGCGCGACGCAGGGCCTGGATGGCTTCCGTCAGCACAGGGGCCACCGGTTGTCCCCGCGTGCTCCTCCACTCGGCCTCCGCGAGGAGCGCCGTGCCCAGGTTCATCCACGGCTGGGCCAGGTCCGGCACCTTCTCCAACGCATCCTTCAGCGCGACACGCGCCGCCTTCACCTCGGCCTCGGGAGAGCGCCCCTCCAGCACGCGCATCCGCGCGCGCCACGCGTGGACCTCACCCACGTTGTTCTGCCCGTACCCCTGGGCCGGCGCCAACGCGATGGCCTGCTCGAACGACTTCAGCGCCTCGCGCAGCGAGGGCTCCGGGTCTCCCCCGCGCTCCCAAGCGTCCTTCGCCTGCTCGAACCCCACCGTGCCCAGCCCGTTGTGCAGCGGAGGCAGCTTCGGGTTGATGGCCACGCCCCGCAGATACGCCTCACGGGCCCGCATCAACGTCGGCCCCGCGTCCGCGCCCGAGTCCCGCTGCCTCGTGGCCCGGGCCAGGTGCACCTCGCCCTCGTAGAACCAGGGCACCACGTGCTCGGGGTTCAGGGTCCGCGCGCGCTCCAGGGCCGCCGCGGCCTTGTCCAGGTCCTCCACGGGACTCGGCGCCCGAGGATTCGTGGCGCGCGCGAGGTACTCGGTCCCCAGGTTGATCCACGCCTCGGGCCGCTTCGCGTCCAACGCGACCGCACGCTCGTGCGAGTCGATGGCGCGCTGCCGATAGGGAAGCGAATCGCCCCCCACGCCATCCTCGTGGTCCGCCCACACGCGGAACACCTGCCCATGGTCGGCGTGGAAGTCGTAGTCCCACGTCTCGGGGGTCGCGCGGTCGAAGGCGGCGACGGCCTCGCGCAGGGAGTCCCGAGGGTCCAGGCCCTTCTCCTGCCGCAGCCGGGCCCGCTGCCAGTGCACCAGGGCCAGCTCGTGCAGACCCTCGGGTTGCAGCGGCGACAGCGCCATCGCCCGGCGCGCCGAGGCCAGGGCCTTGTCCAACAGCGGCTCCACCTCGCCCCCCCGGCGGGCGTGATGCTCGGCGAGGCGTCGATGGAAGCCCGCCTCCAGCTCATGGGCCTCCGCATCGTCCGGCGAGAGCAACAGCGCCTGGGACACCGCCGCCAGGCCCCGCTCGTAGTGAGGCGCCACCTCGCCCTGGCCATACAGCGCGAGCAACAGCGCCCAGCCCTCCAGGCGAGCCCGCGCGAGGTACACGGCGGGCACGCTGCGGCCGATGTCCGCCGCGTGCGCATAGGCGCGCCGTCCCTCCTCCAGGTCCGAGAGCGCGCCGTCTCGCTGCCCCGTGTTCCAGCGACTCGCCGCCCGCGTCACCAGGATGTCCCCGCGCAGCAACGGGGCCTCATGGAACCAGGGCAGGCGCGAGCCCGGCGCCTCCAGCTTCGCCAGCGCCTCGTCGAAGCGGTTCTCCAGGAACGCGAGCAGCGCGGCCACGTACTCCGGCGAGGGGACCTGGGCCCCTTCACTCCGGCGCAGGAAGTCGCGCGCCGTCTCACCGAACCGACGGGTGGCGTCGTGGAGCCGCTTCGCGCGGGTCGTCTCGTCCCGGGTCCGCTCGGCGTCCAGTCGCGCGCGCTGGTACAGGTGGCTCAGGACCAGGGCCATCGAATACGCCACGCGCGGCTCGGTGTTGCCCGCGCGCCACGCCGCATCCAGGTGATGGTGCGCGAGCAGGTCGTCCCCGAGCGCGAGGTGCGCGCGCCCCAGCGCATAGTGCCCGGGGCCCTCGGCCATGGGCCCCGCCTCGCGCATCGCGGTTTCCAGCTCGCGCATGCGCTGGCGCAGGGCCTCGCGGTCCGCGCGCGTGTCATGCGCGGGAGCGATGCCCGTGTAACGGACCTGGGCCTCGATGCGCTCCACCTGCTCCGTGAACCGGCGGGCCAGGGCCTCGCGCTGGGAGACCTCGCGACGGGCGAGCACCGCCTGCCCCAGGGCGAGCGACACCACGACGAGCGCCCCCGTCCCCAGCGCCACGGAGCGACGGTGCCTGCGCAGCCACTTGCGCGCGCGGTAGCCCGGGCCGGTGCGCGCGAGCACGGGCGCGCCGTCGAGGAAGCGGGACAGGTCCTCCGCCAGCTCACGCGCCGAGCCGTACCGCGCGGAGCGGTCCTTCTCCAGGCACTTGAGGGTGATGGCCTCCAGGTCCACGGGGATGTCCGCGTCCAGGGCCCGCGGAGGACGCGGCTCCACGGTGGCGATGTTGCCGAGCACCTCCAGCCCGTTGCCGCCCGGGATGGGCGCGCTCCCCGTCAAGAGCGCGTAGAGCGTGGCGCCCAGGCCGTACACATCCGCGCGTCGGTCCAGCCGGGTGACTTCCCCCCGGGCCTGCTCGGGCGACATGAAGTGCGGGGTGCCGAGCACGGTGCCCGTCGCGGTGGCGCCCTCCTTCCAGTCGCGCGCGAGCCCGAAGTCCATGACGTACACGGACAGCTCGCCGTCGGCGGAGCGCTCGACCAGGATGTTGGAGGGCTTGATGTCGCGATGGATGAGCCCGGCGCGATGCGCGGCGTGCACACCCTCCGCGGCGTCGCGCAGGACGCGCGCCTTCTGCTCGACGCCGAGCGACGCCACCAGCGACTGGAGCGGCAACCCGTCCACGTAGCGCATCGCGATGTAGACGCGCCCCTGCACCTCGCCGACCTCGTACACCTCGCAGACCCGAGGGTGGGAGACGCGCGCCTGCGCACGGGCCTCCGAGACGAACCGACGCGCGAGCTCCGGCTCATCCCCGCGCACGAACTTCAGCGCCACGTGACGATGGAGCCGCGCGTCCCACGCGAGGAACACGCGGCCCATGCCGCCCTGACCGAGGAAGCGCACGGGTGAGTAACGCTCCCAGCCCGGCACCGGGAACGCGGGCGCGTCGGCGTCGGGGGTCGCATGCGCGGGCGACACATCGAGCCCGCGCGAGGGGCTCCCGTCTGGAAGGCCCGGCGTGTCGTCAGCGGCGGGCACGCCGTCGGGGCGTCCGAGGATG is a genomic window containing:
- a CDS encoding sigma 54-interacting transcriptional regulator, which produces MSPTLADVSTAAMPQRGGGPQGPRLVPALTLVSHPVPARVGERLRMDALVAGREVALSRNAPDFTRPGSVLGQPLNDPFISRKPLTLAPGSKPGSVRLTCTEGGERVVIAGSALEGTWELSEAELLQGVPLELGGRVVVLLHLMDAADDSATGDALGMVGESTGVRRLRRHIERVADLDVPVLIRGETGTGKERVAQAIHQRSRRREGRFLSVNLGAIPKELAAAELFGTQKGAYTGAAQSREGFFRAAHGGTLFLDEVGEAPPEVQVMLLRVLETGELYPVGGSTPVAVDVRLLAATDADLDERIRDGRFKAPLLHRLAGYEVHVPPLRERREDLGRLFFHFAREELAALGEAHRLDNADAYAAPWLPAPLATRLVRFPWPGNIRQLRNLARQLVIGSRGEPTLQAEPRLEHELEVAAASTPGASVSSPEPVAEPRTPTTPRRKASQVTEQELLAALREHAWDLKATADSLGIPRPSLYDLIDKSPNLRTAGDLRSEEIAQAYEAHGGDLDAMARALEVSRKALGRRMKELGLTPRGE
- a CDS encoding serine/threonine-protein kinase, coding for MSEQDEAQLRQAVAEGLLARDEVEALREEAARLGQRPLELLRARGRLSEDTYASWVRMRRDALEPAASREGSLAAPGGPAMSSHERSGAGGAPSALSGREAAVSVASALSGREAAVSVASALSGREAAVSVASALSGREAAVSVASALSGREAAVSVASALSGREAAVSVAPVLERRESLTPGAPGPGSVADTAEVILGRPDGVPAADDTPGLPDGSPSRGLDVSPAHATPDADAPAFPVPGWERYSPVRFLGQGGMGRVFLAWDARLHRHVALKFVRGDEPELARRFVSEARAQARVSHPRVCEVYEVGEVQGRVYIAMRYVDGLPLQSLVASLGVEQKARVLRDAAEGVHAAHRAGLIHRDIKPSNILVERSADGELSVYVMDFGLARDWKEGATATGTVLGTPHFMSPEQARGEVTRLDRRADVYGLGATLYALLTGSAPIPGGNGLEVLGNIATVEPRPPRALDADIPVDLEAITLKCLEKDRSARYGSARELAEDLSRFLDGAPVLARTGPGYRARKWLRRHRRSVALGTGALVVVSLALGQAVLARREVSQREALARRFTEQVERIEAQVRYTGIAPAHDTRADREALRQRMRELETAMREAGPMAEGPGHYALGRAHLALGDDLLAHHHLDAAWRAGNTEPRVAYSMALVLSHLYQRARLDAERTRDETTRAKRLHDATRRFGETARDFLRRSEGAQVPSPEYVAALLAFLENRFDEALAKLEAPGSRLPWFHEAPLLRGDILVTRAASRWNTGQRDGALSDLEEGRRAYAHAADIGRSVPAVYLARARLEGWALLLALYGQGEVAPHYERGLAAVSQALLLSPDDAEAHELEAGFHRRLAEHHARRGGEVEPLLDKALASARRAMALSPLQPEGLHELALVHWQRARLRQEKGLDPRDSLREAVAAFDRATPETWDYDFHADHGQVFRVWADHEDGVGGDSLPYRQRAIDSHERAVALDAKRPEAWINLGTEYLARATNPRAPSPVEDLDKAAAALERARTLNPEHVVPWFYEGEVHLARATRQRDSGADAGPTLMRAREAYLRGVAINPKLPPLHNGLGTVGFEQAKDAWERGGDPEPSLREALKSFEQAIALAPAQGYGQNNVGEVHAWRARMRVLEGRSPEAEVKAARVALKDALEKVPDLAQPWMNLGTALLAEAEWRSTRGQPVAPVLTEAIQALRRALTLNPKQAQAWRVLGEALAIEALAKGDAESLTQVEHAFGQALTLEPTQPEHRLAFARFCLSWGQRPGASDSKRLERGRVLTEEVLAARPTWPRARALRAGLLLASAEKGNSHPEARELLSRALGDNPHLTHAWSAWLTLAKSR
- a CDS encoding DUF4326 domain-containing protein, which encodes MTGARTQAVHVHDGCDVYVGRAFRAWAKPGPTNPVPGRFGNPFKPGGVGTPGAMWKKYFAPWVAELPGAEPQRIHEEALHRMGPDVDAFESFRWYLELRSRHDAAWREDVLALRGKRLGCWCKPGPCHADVLVSWLDSRSKR